In Xylanibacter ruminicola 23, a single genomic region encodes these proteins:
- the tig gene encoding trigger factor, with the protein MKISFECADKINGLLTMTVEKADYQDAVEKQLKNYRKKAQVPGFRPGMVPMGMIKKQYGTAVKVDEVNKLLGEKLYEYVRENKIQMLGEPLPNQEKQVPQDFENADDLTFVFDIAVAPEFKAELTGRDKIDYYTIKVDDKMLDDQVQMYASQAGEFVKAEVFSGNDTLTGDMRELDENGNTKEGGITTEAAMVMPAYIKADDQKKLFDGAKAGDIITFNPKKAYPDNDAEVAALLKVKKEEVKDLNADFSFQITEIRHFQPAEVDQKLFDRVFGEGEVKDEKAFRAKIAEGIAPQLQQNSDYKFLLDVRKHMEKKVGKLEFPEALLKRVMLQNNQDKGADFVEKNFEGSIKELAWHLIKEQLVAAQNIKVEEADIKNVAKEAMRAQFAQYGMSNVPDDVLENYANEQLKKRENIDNFVDRAVDVKLTEALKNVVKLNAKEVTFEEFNKLMTEK; encoded by the coding sequence ATGAAAATTTCGTTTGAGTGCGCCGACAAGATCAATGGTCTGTTGACTATGACCGTTGAGAAGGCAGATTATCAGGATGCAGTAGAGAAGCAGCTGAAAAATTATCGTAAGAAAGCACAGGTTCCTGGATTCCGTCCAGGTATGGTTCCAATGGGAATGATTAAGAAGCAGTATGGCACAGCAGTAAAGGTTGACGAGGTTAACAAGCTGCTGGGCGAGAAGCTGTATGAGTATGTTCGTGAGAACAAGATCCAGATGCTGGGTGAGCCCCTTCCAAACCAGGAGAAGCAGGTACCCCAGGACTTTGAGAACGCTGATGATCTGACATTCGTGTTCGATATTGCCGTAGCTCCTGAGTTCAAGGCTGAGCTGACTGGCAGAGATAAGATTGACTATTACACCATCAAGGTTGATGATAAGATGCTCGACGATCAGGTACAGATGTATGCATCGCAGGCTGGTGAGTTCGTTAAGGCTGAGGTATTCAGCGGTAACGATACACTGACTGGTGACATGCGTGAGCTTGACGAGAACGGTAACACCAAGGAAGGTGGTATCACTACCGAGGCTGCCATGGTTATGCCTGCTTACATCAAGGCCGACGACCAGAAGAAGCTGTTCGACGGTGCTAAGGCTGGCGACATCATCACTTTCAACCCTAAGAAGGCTTACCCCGATAACGATGCTGAGGTTGCTGCCCTGCTGAAGGTTAAGAAGGAGGAGGTTAAGGATCTGAATGCTGACTTCAGCTTCCAGATTACTGAGATCCGTCACTTCCAGCCTGCAGAGGTTGACCAGAAGCTCTTCGACCGTGTATTCGGTGAGGGTGAGGTTAAGGACGAGAAGGCTTTCCGTGCTAAGATTGCTGAGGGTATCGCTCCACAGCTGCAGCAGAATAGCGACTACAAGTTCCTGCTCGATGTTCGTAAGCACATGGAGAAGAAGGTTGGTAAGCTGGAGTTCCCAGAGGCTCTGCTCAAGCGTGTTATGCTGCAGAATAACCAGGATAAGGGTGCCGACTTCGTAGAGAAGAACTTCGAGGGTAGCATTAAGGAGCTGGCTTGGCACCTGATTAAGGAGCAGCTGGTTGCCGCTCAGAACATCAAGGTTGAGGAGGCTGACATCAAGAACGTTGCTAAGGAGGCTATGCGTGCTCAGTTTGCTCAGTACGGTATGAGCAATGTACCCGATGATGTTCTGGAGAACTATGCCAACGAGCAGCTCAAGAAGCGCGAGAATATCGACAACTTCGTTGATCGTGCCGTTGACGTTAAGCTTACTGAAGCCCTCAAAAATGTGGTTAAGCTGAATGCAAAAGAGGTCACATTTGAGGAGTTTAATAAGCTTATGACAGAAAAATAA
- the clpP gene encoding ATP-dependent Clp endopeptidase proteolytic subunit ClpP, with protein sequence MNNDFRKYAVQHLGMNGLVVDDVIKAQNQYLNPYILEERQLNVTQMDVFSRLMMDRIIFLGTQIDDYTANTLQAQLLFLDSTDPGKDISIYINSPGGSVTAGLGIYDTMQFITSDVATICTGMAASMGAVLLVAGAEGKRSALPHSRVMIHQPLGGVQGQASDIEIEAKEILKFKKELYTIISEHSHTPYDKVYADSDRNYWMTAEEAKAYGMIDEVLIRKK encoded by the coding sequence ATGAATAATGATTTCAGAAAGTATGCTGTACAGCATTTAGGAATGAATGGTCTGGTGGTCGATGATGTAATCAAGGCCCAGAACCAGTACTTGAATCCCTATATTCTTGAGGAGCGCCAGTTGAACGTTACTCAGATGGATGTGTTCTCACGCTTGATGATGGACCGTATCATTTTCCTTGGTACTCAGATAGACGATTATACCGCCAACACATTGCAGGCACAGCTGCTGTTCCTGGATTCAACCGACCCTGGTAAGGATATCTCGATTTATATCAACTCACCTGGCGGTAGCGTAACTGCTGGTTTGGGTATCTATGACACTATGCAGTTTATCACCAGCGATGTGGCTACTATCTGTACAGGTATGGCTGCCTCTATGGGTGCCGTGCTGCTTGTGGCTGGTGCCGAGGGTAAGCGTTCGGCTCTGCCCCACAGTCGTGTGATGATTCACCAGCCTCTGGGTGGTGTACAGGGTCAGGCTTCAGATATCGAGATTGAGGCCAAGGAGATTTTGAAGTTCAAGAAAGAGTTATACACTATTATCTCGGAACATTCGCATACACCATACGATAAGGTTTATGCCGACTCTGACCGTAACTATTGGATGACGGCCGAGGAAGCAAAGGCTTACGGAATGATTGACGAGGTGCTGATACGGAAGAAATAA